A region of Thermococcus barossii DNA encodes the following proteins:
- a CDS encoding ribose-phosphate diphosphokinase, whose amino-acid sequence MFVIGSGGRHLEDEIKALGGEVLDVEIKRFPDGEKYVRVLGSSRDVTVVSSTFAPQDEHIVELILLADALRESGVQRLRAVVPYFAYSRQDRVTKDGEPVSVRAVMRTLAVYYDELYVFDLHNPETLRFFPGKAVNLSPARAIADYFREKLGDGLVLAPDKGALMRARAVAEKLGLEYSHFQKTRISPTEVQMKPVDVDVSGKNVLIVDDIISTGGTMIKAANLLREMGAEKVFVAATHGVFAEGAIERVTKAVDELAVTNTIPTPVSNISIVPDILKL is encoded by the coding sequence ATGTTCGTGATTGGAAGCGGTGGCAGGCATCTTGAGGACGAGATAAAGGCCCTCGGCGGTGAGGTCCTCGATGTTGAGATAAAGAGGTTCCCCGACGGGGAGAAGTACGTCCGTGTCCTCGGCTCCTCGCGGGACGTCACCGTCGTGAGCTCAACCTTCGCACCCCAGGATGAACACATAGTTGAGCTCATTCTCCTCGCCGATGCTCTGCGTGAGAGCGGGGTTCAGAGGCTCAGGGCGGTCGTTCCGTACTTTGCCTACAGCAGGCAGGACAGGGTCACGAAGGACGGCGAGCCCGTGAGTGTGAGGGCGGTAATGAGAACCCTCGCCGTTTACTACGACGAACTCTACGTCTTTGACCTCCACAACCCCGAGACACTAAGGTTCTTCCCGGGAAAGGCGGTCAACCTCTCCCCGGCAAGGGCAATTGCCGATTACTTCAGGGAAAAGCTGGGGGATGGTCTCGTTCTGGCTCCTGACAAGGGAGCGCTGATGAGGGCCAGGGCCGTTGCTGAAAAACTTGGCCTTGAGTACAGCCACTTCCAGAAGACGAGAATCTCTCCAACCGAGGTTCAGATGAAGCCGGTGGACGTTGATGTCAGTGGCAAGAACGTGCTCATCGTGGATGACATCATAAGCACCGGCGGGACGATGATAAAGGCCGCGAACCTGCTCAGGGAGATGGGCGCGGAGAAGGTCTTCGTCGCGGCCACTCACGGGGTTTTCGCGGAAGGGGCGATAGAGAGGGTGACCAAAGCCGTGGATGAGCTGGCCGTGACGAACACCATTCCCACTCCGGTGTCAAATATCAGCATAGTGCCCGATATACTAAAGCTGTGA
- a CDS encoding DUF1614 domain-containing protein produces the protein MNKRRFIIPPVSLPVLLLIFFIFLAVFIVFSSVVMAAFEKLGMPPEVAYALFLFALLGSFINIPIAEEVSYEPVLALGEVRFFGISYPVPYFDWAERRVIIAINVGGALVPLSIVLYEVFRLIYFGQFGLLFNTLLATLVAALFSHAFARPVRGLGIAMPVFLPPLIAIILGWLLGDGNPNLVAYVSGTMGVLIGADLMNWNKIKNLGAPMVSIGGAGTFDGIFLAGVIAVLLV, from the coding sequence ATGAATAAGAGACGCTTCATAATCCCGCCAGTTTCGCTCCCCGTGCTGCTTCTTATATTCTTCATCTTCCTGGCGGTTTTCATAGTCTTTTCGAGCGTGGTCATGGCCGCCTTTGAGAAGCTCGGAATGCCGCCGGAGGTCGCTTACGCTCTCTTTCTCTTCGCCCTCCTTGGAAGCTTCATCAACATCCCCATAGCCGAAGAAGTCTCCTACGAGCCAGTCCTCGCCCTGGGTGAGGTCCGCTTCTTCGGAATCTCCTATCCTGTCCCCTACTTCGACTGGGCGGAGAGGAGGGTGATAATAGCGATAAACGTCGGCGGGGCGCTGGTTCCCCTGAGCATCGTCCTGTACGAGGTCTTCAGGCTCATCTACTTCGGACAGTTCGGGCTGCTCTTCAATACCCTGCTTGCGACCCTTGTAGCGGCCCTCTTTAGCCACGCCTTTGCCCGACCGGTAAGGGGCCTTGGCATAGCGATGCCAGTATTCCTCCCCCCGCTGATAGCCATAATCCTTGGCTGGCTCCTCGGCGACGGGAATCCTAACCTCGTGGCCTACGTCAGCGGAACGATGGGGGTCCTCATAGGGGCCGACCTGATGAACTGGAATAAAATTAAGAACCTGGGTGCGCCGATGGTGAGCATCGGCGGCGCGGGAACCTTCGACGGCATATTCCTCGCGGGAGTTATTGCCGTCCTTCTGGTATGA
- a CDS encoding ASCH domain-containing protein, which produces MCAGNSNSKKGLIVREPFATLIVEGKKTWEIRKSRTKVRGEVLILSGGKAVGSAELVDVLGPFTPEELARHGDKHLVDADFLREYSGGKPLYAWVFRNAKKFEGPRKVRVARGAQVWANVVVEDE; this is translated from the coding sequence ATGTGTGCCGGGAATTCAAACTCCAAGAAGGGTCTGATAGTTCGCGAACCGTTCGCGACCCTCATCGTGGAGGGAAAAAAGACCTGGGAGATTCGGAAATCTCGAACTAAGGTTAGGGGCGAGGTTCTCATTCTCAGCGGGGGCAAGGCCGTTGGCAGCGCCGAACTCGTTGACGTCCTCGGTCCGTTCACCCCGGAGGAACTGGCCCGGCATGGAGACAAGCACCTTGTTGACGCTGATTTCCTGAGGGAGTACTCGGGGGGAAAACCCCTCTACGCCTGGGTCTTCCGCAACGCGAAGAAGTTCGAGGGACCGAGGAAGGTTCGCGTTGCAAGGGGCGCCCAGGTCTGGGCCAACGTGGTGGTGGAGGATGAATAA
- a CDS encoding MBL fold metallo-hydrolase: MKIIWYGHACFWVETKGVRLLIDPYPDVDDDKIGEVDYILITHEHVDHYGKVELLSRLRDATVIGPKPVYMMAISDGITKVREIEEGQTIELENGVKVTAVYMEHPSSQYPVGYIVEGDKTLFHTGDTYSTPTLQKLRGKIDVLLVPISGRSTANEREAAQIIEDIRPRIVIPMHYGIYGTGSVEKLQDELKRKRIWVMVKPMELYEELTI, from the coding sequence ATGAAGATTATCTGGTACGGACACGCGTGCTTTTGGGTCGAGACGAAGGGTGTGAGACTGCTCATCGACCCGTATCCCGATGTTGACGACGACAAAATCGGGGAAGTGGACTACATACTGATAACCCACGAGCACGTTGACCACTACGGCAAGGTTGAACTGCTCTCAAGGCTCCGCGATGCCACCGTCATAGGACCGAAGCCGGTCTACATGATGGCCATCAGCGACGGGATAACGAAGGTAAGGGAGATAGAGGAGGGCCAGACGATAGAACTCGAAAACGGCGTCAAGGTCACGGCCGTCTACATGGAGCATCCATCGAGCCAGTATCCCGTAGGCTACATCGTGGAGGGCGACAAGACCCTCTTCCACACCGGCGATACCTATTCAACGCCAACCCTCCAGAAACTCAGGGGCAAGATAGACGTGCTCCTGGTGCCCATCAGCGGCCGCTCGACGGCAAACGAGCGGGAGGCGGCACAGATAATCGAGGACATAAGGCCACGAATAGTCATCCCCATGCACTACGGTATCTACGGCACGGGAAGCGTCGAAAAGCTCCAGGACGAGCTGAAGAGGAAGCGCATATGGGTGATGGTTAAGCCCATGGAACTCTACGAGGAGCTCACCATCTAG
- the radB gene encoding DNA repair and recombination protein RadB: MLTTGVKSLDELLGGGVAEGVLTQIYGSFATGKTTLAIQVGLLSRGKVAYVDTEGGFSPERLSQMADARGLDAGEALQRFILFTPSDFKEQRRTIGGLKKVVDDSFSLVVVDSITAHYRAEEQRRNLTGELAKQLQVLLWIARKKHIPVIVINQVHFDSRAERMKPVAEHTLNYRTKDILRLDKLNTPGLRVAILERHRFRPEGGMVYFRITEKGIEEVLGDGEKSE; encoded by the coding sequence ATGCTCACCACTGGGGTAAAATCACTCGACGAGCTTCTCGGAGGGGGAGTTGCGGAGGGGGTTCTGACTCAGATTTACGGAAGCTTCGCCACGGGGAAGACAACGCTCGCGATCCAGGTGGGCCTTCTCAGCCGGGGAAAGGTGGCATACGTTGATACCGAGGGGGGCTTTTCTCCCGAGAGGCTGAGTCAAATGGCCGATGCGAGGGGTCTGGATGCCGGGGAGGCGCTCCAGAGGTTCATCCTTTTCACCCCCTCCGACTTCAAGGAGCAGAGGCGCACCATTGGGGGCCTGAAGAAGGTAGTTGATGACTCTTTTTCCCTTGTGGTGGTGGACTCTATAACCGCGCATTACAGGGCAGAGGAGCAGAGGAGGAATCTCACGGGCGAGCTCGCGAAGCAACTCCAGGTTCTCCTGTGGATAGCACGAAAAAAGCACATTCCCGTGATAGTCATCAACCAGGTTCACTTCGACAGCAGGGCCGAGAGGATGAAACCCGTCGCCGAGCACACCCTCAACTACAGGACAAAGGATATCCTGCGCCTCGACAAGCTCAACACGCCCGGACTGAGGGTGGCAATCCTGGAAAGGCACAGGTTCAGACCGGAGGGCGGAATGGTCTACTTCAGGATAACCGAGAAGGGGATTGAAGAGGTGCTGGGCGACGGAGAGAAAAGCGAGTAA
- a CDS encoding DUF402 domain-containing protein has translation MSTDTGVSVRVRGIYSTALTKLFLDRGFGIAQPSNRIVERFNLEKTYDEFDVDVYDKKDHHGVILVGTKVEEVKAVLEDELIDVFFRKLPYQLYGIYKGMVVKRDERYVYIDIGSAIGTVVASELPRAMEGDEVLVQVKKHNLLPQLSVTLTIPGDYAVLIPKPIGAQRHVKISRKIREQSERERLRILGLSIDLGEWGILWRTAAAYKDWNTLRDEIIKLSKLADRLKKADSYTAPSLIIEGRNIYEVEFGGGAKRKLDEIRNRVIPTVEGHHQLKAYDPELSFAVEIAEGILSKVPGQREKVKSGFWEALIANKGPKKGWLFSLEHYKPDGQRIKIGPGEITEVSMNPLRITFKRHLKPGKFYDGLDIPIEFGDYVITEIEAGKWWFVHRYYDRNGNLKGEYYNINTPVEIYPDRARYIDLEVDIVKWPDGKKEIIDKDKLTEHYEEGIITEKLYRAVLRIVQEVYERV, from the coding sequence GTGTCTACAGACACAGGAGTTTCAGTTCGGGTTAGAGGCATTTACTCAACGGCCCTTACAAAGCTGTTCCTCGACAGGGGCTTCGGTATTGCACAGCCCAGCAACAGAATCGTCGAGCGCTTCAACCTCGAAAAGACCTACGACGAGTTTGACGTCGATGTTTACGACAAGAAAGACCACCACGGGGTAATCCTCGTTGGGACGAAGGTTGAGGAGGTTAAGGCGGTCCTTGAGGACGAGCTCATTGACGTTTTCTTTAGGAAGCTCCCCTACCAGCTCTACGGGATTTACAAGGGGATGGTAGTCAAGAGGGACGAGCGCTACGTTTACATAGACATCGGGAGCGCCATAGGAACCGTGGTCGCCAGCGAACTGCCGCGCGCCATGGAGGGTGATGAGGTTCTGGTTCAGGTCAAGAAGCACAACCTCCTTCCCCAGCTGAGCGTCACGCTTACGATTCCGGGAGACTACGCGGTGCTCATTCCCAAGCCGATAGGTGCGCAGAGGCACGTCAAGATATCGAGGAAGATACGGGAGCAGAGCGAGCGCGAAAGGCTCCGCATCCTGGGCCTGAGCATAGACCTCGGCGAGTGGGGAATCCTCTGGAGGACGGCGGCTGCTTATAAAGACTGGAACACCCTCCGGGACGAGATAATAAAGCTCTCAAAGCTGGCCGACAGGCTGAAGAAGGCCGACTCCTACACGGCCCCATCCCTCATAATCGAGGGAAGGAACATCTACGAGGTTGAGTTTGGAGGGGGCGCAAAGAGAAAGCTCGACGAGATACGGAACAGAGTAATCCCGACCGTTGAGGGACACCACCAGCTCAAGGCCTACGACCCCGAGCTGAGCTTCGCGGTGGAGATAGCGGAGGGAATACTCTCGAAGGTTCCGGGCCAGAGGGAGAAGGTAAAGAGTGGCTTCTGGGAGGCATTGATAGCCAACAAGGGGCCCAAGAAGGGGTGGCTCTTCAGCCTTGAGCACTACAAGCCCGACGGGCAGAGGATAAAGATAGGGCCCGGTGAGATAACCGAGGTCTCCATGAATCCGCTAAGGATAACCTTCAAGCGCCACTTAAAGCCAGGAAAGTTCTATGACGGCCTGGACATTCCCATAGAGTTCGGCGACTACGTCATAACGGAGATAGAGGCCGGCAAGTGGTGGTTTGTGCACCGCTACTACGACAGAAACGGCAACCTCAAGGGCGAGTACTACAACATCAACACGCCGGTGGAGATTTATCCCGACAGGGCGCGCTACATAGACCTTGAGGTGGACATCGTTAAGTGGCCGGACGGGAAGAAGGAGATAATAGACAAGGACAAGCTGACTGAGCATTACGAGGAAGGCATCATTACCGAGAAGCTCTACAGGGCGGTTCTTAGAATAGTTCAGGAAGTTTATGAGAGGGTTTGA